The Oncorhynchus nerka isolate Pitt River linkage group LG15, Oner_Uvic_2.0, whole genome shotgun sequence genome contains the following window.
AATGTAAGCTCTTTAATCGAACTACCAAAATGAGAACTGACCATCTGAGAAGACATCATCCTCTGATGCAGACTGGTGTGGAACAGACGGGTGGGTGGATGGAGGTCCCTGTGGATCTTGTTCTTTCAGGGTAGGCCACTGGCGACCGGTCTGGAACCAGGCCTGGCGCCTGGTAGTAGAAGACGGCCTCTCCATCAGATGAGGTGGGGGGGGGCTGCATGGGGACAACAAAAAGAGACACTGTTTTACAATATGCGTAACTCACTGTCACGGCTTCCactgaagtcggtccctctccttgttcgggcggcggtcgacgtcaccggccttctagccatcgccgatccacttttcattttccattcgTTTTGtctgtcttacacacctggtttctattCCCCAATTACTTGATCAttatttaacccactgttcccccatgtttgtttatGAGTAATTGTTTGTATGTAGTACGGTCCGTTTATGTGGGCTCTCTTTTTTGTATTGCATTTGTTGAGTAAAGTACGTttatttactcatatctgctgtcctgcgcctgactcctctactcACAGACCTCATTACACTCACTCAACAGCTCACCAAGTCATTGAATAGCCTACTTAAATAATGATCAACTGGTAGAACCAAAACAATGAAGTTAGTATTATACAATTTCATCAATAGACTTATTATTGATAATACTAGAAATTTCCAAACCATTACCATCTTAATGACATTTTCAGTGAAGCTACTGGTGCCTCTCGGGCATTTCAAGCAGGAACACATATTCACGGATTAATAATCTAGTACTGTTGGTTGGAAGTGGTTAGGAATTTATCACATGATTGGAATGAATAGTTGCTATTTCAAAAATaattgacaccacacacacacacactcactcactcaaatcaATCTATAATTAGATAGAGTTTATTAATTTGACCAAAACAAGTACACATAAAACAagccatacatacatacacgttAGTTAAATCAGAGGAAAACACAATAGTGTGGGACTTATTACATTGCGAttgtcacgtctactcccacTCCGACGCTCGACATCGCCGGTCTACTAACCtccggtcctggcaacccatcattacgcacacctggcaacccattattacgcacacctgctaacccatcattacgcacacctgctaaCCCATCACtccgcacacctggcaacccatcaaatcaaatgtatttatatagcccttcgtacatcagctgatatctcaaagtgctgtacagaaacccagcctaaaaccccaaacagcaagcaatgcaggtgtagaagcacagtggctaggaaaaactccctagaaaggccagaacctaggaagaaacctagagaggaaccaggctatgtggggtggccagtcctcttctggctgtgccaggtggagattataacagaacatggccaagatgttcaaacccatcattacgcacacctgcgccCCATTTTGaggcacacctggcaacccatcattacgcacacctggcaacccatcattacgcacacctggcaacccatcattacgcacacctggcaacccatcattacgcacacctggcaacccatcattacgcacacctggcaacccatcattacgcacacctggcaacccatcattacgcacacctggcaacccattttgaggcacacctggactcccATCCCTCCCTGATTACTTCCCCTTTATCCAACACTCCGTTGTATCACTTGTTAGGTAGTATTGTTTCCTGTTTTTCCCATGTTTAGCAGCTCCTGCCTATGTGGACTCACCTTCAATACCACCCTGATCATCTTATTCTGGGCTATCTGGAGCTTCCCCTTCAGAAGTTTAGATAAGACcccaaaccaggaagtactagAGTAGTCAAAATGGCATTGAATGAGGGCAGTGGCTAGCACTCTCATGGAGTCCTTATCAAGCAGCTTGGACTTTTTAGCCAAAACTTGGTGCTGGCAGTAACCTTCCCTAGCACTTTAGTGGCCATGCTCACACCCCCAAGCTTCCACCGTGGATGCTTCCCGGGCAGCTAACAGaggttttagtagtcagcacCTCACTCATATATACAGTAAAAACCATAGAGGCCCAGACACACTCCCCTGCGGAACACCACAACTCAATGGTTTTGCCTGAGACAGTCAACCATTAACCTCTACCACTTGCTCTCGACCTGTCAAGTAGGACTTTACCCAGCCTAGAGGGATACTGCTTAACCCCAGTGCCTCCTGTTTGGAGATTAGGAGACAGTGGTTAACTGTATCAAAGGCATTCTGTAGGTCCAGCAGCACCATTCCACACACAGATTTCCCTCGTCAATCTCTTTCCTGATGAAGTCAACCAAGTAAAGTAGACATGAATCAGTGGACTATGTTTTTCTAAAAACCCAAATGAAAATCATACATTAGAATTTGTTTGTTGACATATTCATACATTTGCTCATGAACAATTCTCTCTAGGATCATTGATGCTATACTGAGGATAGATACTGTAATTCCCAGGGTCCGATTGTATCCCCTTCTTATACAGAggaaaagggggatatctagtcagttgtacaactgaatacatTCAAATGAATTGtttcttccgcatttaacccaaaacCTCTGAATCATAGAGGTGCGGGTTAACTTTATCTTGCTTCGTGCCCTTAGGAAAGATGCATTGTTCAAGAGAGAGATTAACGATATGCATAATACAAGGAAAAACAGAACATTGATAATCATCGTAATAGTAACAAACTCACAAAATGCTTGCAATTATGTTAATGTTGACCAGAGCTGAAAAATCATAGCCTACATGACAATCACATAAGTTCCCTCTGAGAAAAAAGTAAGTTATTTAATTTCTATAGCCTAACAACTGCCAATATTGGTAGAAATCTTTCAGTGCCCATCGTCAGTCTAACGTAAAATGTTATAAAACTTGATTGCACTGCCTATTTGCTCAAGCAAAAAACAAGGACATATTTAGAAAACATGGTTGAAAAACAAACCGCATGCAAATGCTGACACCAAACTACAGTATTTCAAggacaaatgtttgtttttttaagttACAAAAAAGGAGAACATGTTCATTCCAAGCCTACCTTCACTGAAGCACCGCAGGTTTCAATTCTGGTTTCTCCCACTGCGCTCACCGGTCTCGAGTTGCATCTTGTTGTCAGCATAGCACTGCGTATTTCATCCAGGTTTTCTTCTGTTTTTCAGATGACAATTTACTGGAACGGTTCATCCTGGATAAATGTTTCAACCTTTATCAACACAACGCCTAGGCTACATGTTCGCGCCTCTCTTTCTCAAACCAATGTGTATAATATATACATCATTGCTGTCAactcctctgactgtctcttgACGCGCAAATTACAATACAAGGAAGGTAGAAAAGGAAGTTCGTGTGGTTTCAATTTAAGAAAAAGAAGAGCGTGTGAAACACTTGTGACATACATCCTCCCTGCGTAACAGAGGCCAAAAAACACTGTAGGCTAATAAAGAAGAGCCCACAGTATAGCCTcgtttatacctggtgctaactcgcgtcctttgtcctgatcatttccacattctgattgtacATGATCAGATAGTGATTGGATCACATTGATCCGATTACGAAACGTACATGTTAACACAAGGTGTAAACGAGGCTAGTGATTGTGACGTGCACATGTTATCCAGTATGTGCTGTAATCCCTTCAAGTTCCATCCCTTGAAACTACTAACTATTTGGCAAAAATATTTGTTATTATAGGGaatctacaggtaactgccaaaataattgaaacacttgagtaaatgatggataaaaagtatattgaaagcaggtgcttcctcACAAGTGTGCTTCCTGAGTTCATGATGCAatgaacatcccatcatgcttagggtcatgtataaaaatgtgcAGGCCATTCTTTTGGTTACCATGGCTATGcctccataggatgacaatgcccccatccacagggcacgagttgtcactgaatggtttgatgagcatgacaACAATCGAAACCATATGCCAAGGCATCTCAGtaaccagatctcaacccaattgaaaacaatgttttccaccaccatcaacaaaactcCAAATagatggaatttctcatggaagaactGTGTCAGCATCCCTCCAACAGAgctccagacacttgtagaatctataccAAGGTGCATTGTAGCTGTTCTGACTGGTGTTTGTGTtttcattattttggcagttacctgtatgtataATAACAACACTATTTTAAAGATCTTCAAACAAGATTGAAGTATATTCTACTTGGGACCATGATCTTTCAAACGGTAgtcatatttgtatttattattacataTTAAAATCAATTCCCTACAGTAGGGTTAGGCATAGATGCAGATGGGCTGTGATGGGATGCCAGGTGTTCTGTTAATACACTTGGGAGGTTGGTTCTACAAAGAAAACATATGGTCGTTAAAACCTATTTATAACCTAAATATTATTGTCAATATCCACTGTGAGGATATCAAAAAAAGGCTACTAAAAACAGCGTCTATGTGCTTCTGAATATCTACAAGATGGGCTTGGAGAACAGTTGGGGATGTACCACTGAGCGATGGATTGGGGGTGGAGTGTGGACTGGAGGGAGTGATGGACTGGAGGGGGTGGTCCACTTCGATGGGAGGGCGGAGGGTGTGTGGCTGTCCAGCATTGGCAACTCCACACTCCATCCTAAGGGGACTGAAATGTTTACCCCGGCCACATGTGTTCCACGGACACCCCCTCACACGTAAAAACCCTCCCACCCACGACAAATCTCCTCCCAGCGCTATCAAAACGAGTCCCTCCACATTGAAGGGTCTCTCCACCCACCCCGGTCCCAGCCCTCCCCTTTGCACGTTCCCAAGCCCACAATGTTCATCCAGGCAGGGAGTGGCCAGCGAAAAAGTTTAGCCCATCTGTTGCTGAGCGATTTCTAAACCTCCCTCCTGTAATTTGCATTATGTTGTAAAGGATGTATGAAACATTGTATGATGTATTTCGTTGTGAATGTGGCCTGTTTTTGTTACTGTTGGGCTCGTCAACAACAATTTATTTAGGTCATGTTTGTCAATGGCGCCTTTTCCGCCAAAAAACACTAGTCAACGTAGCCGCTAAAAGGTACAACCTACCATTTGTTGACCCCACCCAAATACCCGCCCATGACCACATCCCCATTGGTCAGCTCTTCCCATTTTAGAATAACCACAACTCTTGTTAGGTAGCGGTTAGTGTCACTCATACATGGGGTGCACTTGATTCAAGTTGCACGGTGTGGCATGCAGGCACTTCGGGAACAAGATTACAATCGTTCcacaggttaaaaaaaataataataatttaagcgCAAATATACAAGCCGATGTAGCTCAGTTACTAAATCAAACTCACACTGCTCAACGTAGAAACCCCCCGGGAGTGAGGTCTAAGTTATGAAAGAAAACAGCATTTTCATTGGCCCACAACAACACAATTCGACATCTGATTGGATAAAAAAATTAATCTCCTCCTTTCGCCTTCGTAGCAGAATCAGCATGTTTGGTTGAAGAGCAAAAAGTTGATGTCAACCTGAAAGAAGCCCGAGAAACTCCTCCCGTCTCGAAATTATGAGTGGTAGGTTAACTTTTTtttattccctcttctcccccccttTCAGAAGTAGCTACAGTAGTTTTGTAAAAGTCTATGAAGCTAACTAATAGGTAGGTGATTGTTTATGGAGTAGATAAAGCTAGGCAAATCTGAAATTACAAGGTCTCAAACTCTTCAGCTCTAAATTTGATAACCATTTATTGAATCTTAGCTAACGTTAACGAGCTAATGGTTAGCCAGTCACTTAGGATGAAAAGTCGTATGAGATAGATACGCTAGCTTTGCTAACAACTAGTTAAGGTTGGAAAACAATTTTCAACTCTTCGAATATCATGTCATTAGCTAGTCaggcagctaacgttagttagctctTGTGGTTGTGTAATTAAGACTCCACTAATCGTTCCCATGCTACGAGCTAGCTATTTAGCTACTTTCTTTAGCTAGTTAGCAGCTGTTTTGcggttgttttttgttgttgaaaaactTGCATAACTTAGTTTGCTAGTTTGTGGTATTAgcagtgttttttattttatctaATGAAAGTATCATAGTCGTGTCAGCTGTAATATCCTAGCTTGGTTTTGTTTAACTGGCAACTAATATCAGGTAGTTAGCTACTGTTAGCAGCTAATCCATTTGCAACGTTACATTTACAGACCAACAGGATGAAATGGCCGCGATGGTGGAAAGCGGTGGAGGCTTCCTTCAAAAGCGAAACACAAATACCGGACAAGTATGCTTGCCAGTCAAATAACATTACACATTCCCAGATAACGTGCATTCAATGTATTCCTCTGATGTTTGCTAGAGACGTTACCCCCTTTCCTCCCCCCTTCTGACatgtaacgttaactagctagaaAAGTAGCCAAGCATGAGACATtttttatctagctagctatggATAAATGCGTAGCTTAACTGTGGTCAGTGGTGGGAATGGGTTTTGATCAGTGTTGTTGATTTCTCACAAGCACATGTCACCGGGGTGGGGATATAGGCAGTCGTAGAGGTGGATGATCCCACACGGGGAGTTCCTGCCAGCCCCGTACAGCAGCTCGCACAGCCCATTTTGGCTGGCGTCGGAGGGGGTGGCTTCGGCTGAGTGAGCTAGTTTATAGGGCAAGATAAAGGTGTGGGTGGGTTGGGGGAGGGGAAATTTAGCCCGCCGctgctctttaaaaaaaaaaatatgatccCACCCATTTGCCACTGGCGCTCCCCCATTTCCTCTCCCTTGGCTTGCCCTCTCACTCATGCCTGCTGCAGCACATACGCTGGAATGCTGTGTGTACTGTCACATTTCACTGTAGGTGTGATGTTAAAACCATGGCAAATGTGACAAGAATTTTACATTATGTTAATTATTCTTTGTCTTTCACTGTGGTTTAATTTGTTTTAATTTAACTCTTTCAGACTAGATTTAGTTTTATCTTATGAACACCTTGAAAAGCAGATCACATTGTTATATCAAACAGAACCCCTTTGGTAAAGTTTTGTGATGCTGTATCTTATTGATTAGATCCCCGTTAGCTGTTGCACATGTAGGAGCTATTCTTCCTGTGAACAATGTGTTGAGTTTTGTATACTAGTAGCTTCACAACAAAAATCCAACTTTGTTTTTTTGCAGGACTCCCAGCAGCCCTCTCCTTTAGCTCTGTTGGCAGCGACCTGTAGTAGAATCGACACCCCAGGCGAGAGTGACTCCGGCTCCGAACAACAGTTAGACCTAAGCCAAGCCCAGCTGACCCAGACAGCCAATGGGAGCTGGCAGATCATCCCTGTCAGTCTCGGTAGCTCCAGTGGTTCCAACACCATCACCACCGACTCCACTGGCATGGTCATGACCGCGGGCGACTCGGGGAAGAACAGGGGGCAACAGGTGTTGACGTCGGTCTCCAGTGGGCACCAGGGACAGCAGCAGTATGTGCTGTCCTCAGCTCCTTCTCTACAGGGCCAGCAGGTCCTCACCATGTCTGGGGGCCAGGTTGTGTCCATGCCCAACATCCATTACCAGGTGATCCCTCAGTTCCAGACGGTGGATGGCCAGCATCTACAGTTTGCCCAGGCAGGGGTGCAGCAGGACCCTAATGCAGCTGGGGCAGGACAGTTCCAGCTCGTCTCCTCGCCTAACGGGGGTCAGCAGCTGGTTAGAACAGGGAGTGGAGGAAATATCCTAACCATGCCCGCCGGGGTCCTACAGCAAGCCATCCCCCTACAGAACCTAGGTCTGGGTAACAGCGTCCTGCAGAACAACCAGGGCCAGTTCCAGTTGGCTAATATGCCTGGTCTCCTAAATGGCAATATCACCCTCCTTCCGGTCAGTGCAGCTAGTGGGTCTGAAGGGGACGGAGGCTCTAACCAGCAGCTGATGCAGCAGGTAGTGTCAACCTCTGGCACATACTACACCaactcaaccaccaccaccactcagacaGGCACCTCGTATGGAGGCATGACTCAGAGCACCAACGGCTTCCAGAATTCTGGCGGCGGGATCCCCATCCAGCCAGATAACAGAGATCAGCCTCAGCAGATCCTCATTCAACCCCAGCAGCTCATCCAAGGAGGGACCTCCCTGCAGACAATCTCAGCTGGGGGACAGGTGTTTGCGACCCCGACGCTTACCCAGGATGCCCTGCAGAACCTGCAAATTCAGACCCTCCCCAACACCTCTCCCATCCTGCTGAGGACCGTCGGGCTCAACGGACAGGTAAGCTAGAAGGAGTTCTACTCAAGATTTTTCAGGATGTATTTGTTGATTAGTGCTGGCTCCCTAGTTACAGGCTCTGACTAGGTTATTATAAGATGATAACCAGTTCTCAGGTataaacccctggccctatagcTTACATTTGTGATTTAGCACCTTTTCcccttactgtaccaccaactgaatgttgctctggctggagtacccctgaagtaccccctctTGCAgtttaccagtaggcctatggtctcatgagtcttatCATAGTATCCCATGTGGATAGACTAGGTACCCTGGTTGTaccctggttgggaaccactgactTAGacactcctgtctttctcctaATGATCCAATGTAACAATGATCTCTGTGCAGATGATGTATGATGTTTTAATTTCTGAATAGTTTGTGATGAAAGAACCCACTGATGCCAGAGAGAAAACAAAAGGGGAATGTAAACTCCTCTCAGTCCAACAGAATGGAAAATATAACCTAAATGTGTCCGTTCCTAATCGATCAATACGGACTTCCTCGATCTGCTAATCAAttcctctacctcatccctccaGGTGAGCTGGCAGACCCTCCAGCTGCAGAGCCCAGCGGGGACCCAGATCACCCTGGCCCCCATGCAGGGTCTCTCTCAGCTGGGCCAGGCCCAGGGAGGTACCATGCAACTCCCTGGCCTGCACACCATCAACCTCAACACACTGCAGAACTCTGGTTTACAGATGCACCAGCTACAAGGAGTCCCCATCACCATCTCTAACACAGCTGGTACGTGTTCTGCTCAggactgaattaacacttatccTATTGAATTTGAATTCGTCTTTTACTAacagcccatagaaacgcattgagtAACGCATTCATAAATGAAACAAAGGACTGCtataaataaagttttttttttacctttatttaaccaggcaagtcagttaaggtatatatatatgtgtgtgtgtgtaaccccttatttttttggggggcacCAAATTACCTCCATACTACTTTTTTATATGAGTCCTTCAGACGAGTCTCGTGACACTTGTGTAGGTCGTAGCGCACGATGGAGAACGCCATCATGTTCGCGAGAGTCTCTTTCCATCGATTGGTCATAATCGTTTTCGAAGCCAAATCGTTCAGACGCGGAAGGCCGACCTAGACGGAtatggtggattgagacgcagcccatatCTTAAACTGaccgatttaaaaaaatatatatatatatatttttaatgttaCTTCGCTTGATGCACGGGTGGTCACAGTTGTAGACTTACCCATATCTGCACTTTAATTGATATATTCAGATTAAAGGTTTTCATTCAGTCGGTTTTGAATAATTTGATGTCAACAAACAAATGTAGCTTGATGCCTGGAATGCGAAAGTAAGTGTTAAGTAAGCCAACTGGTTTGCCTTGTTCACCCTACATGGTGCTAGTATCTACATGGTGTGTGTTCAGAGTAACAGACGGGCATTGACTAAGCATTTCCTTTACTCCTCCGTGGGTCAGTGACAATCCGCTAATAAGATGTTTGTCTAGTCAGCTAGTAAGAGGTTTGTCTGGTCTGGCAGTCGGCTAGTAAGAGGTTTGTCTGGTCAGCTAGTAAGAGGTTTGTTTGGTCCGGCAGTTGGCTAGTAAGAGGTTTGTCTGGTCCGGCAGTTGGCTAGTAAGAGGTTTGTCTGGTCCGGCAGTCTGCTAGTGAGAGGTTTGTCTGGTCCGGCAGTCTGCTAGTGAGAGGTTTGTCTGGTCCGGCAGTCTGCTAGTGAGAGGTTTGTCTGGTCCGGCAGTCTGCTAGTGAGAGGTTTGTCTGGTCCGTGAGAGGTTTGTCTGGTCCGCAGTCTGCTAGTGAGAGGTTTGTCTGGTCCGGCAGTCTGCTAGTGAGAGGTTTGTCTGGTCCGGCAGTCTGCTAGTGAGAGGTTTGTCTGGTCCGGCAGTCTGCTAGTGAGAGGTTTGTCTGGTCCGGCAGTCTGCTAGTGAGAGGTTTGTCTGGTCCGGCAGTCTGCTGGTCCGGCAGTCTGAGAGGTTTGTCTGGTCCGGCAGTCTGCTAGTGAGAGGTTTGTCTGGTCCGGCAGTCTGCTAGTGAGAGGTTTGTCTGGTCCGGCAGTCTGCTAGTGAGAGGTTTGTCTGGTCCGGCAGTCTGCTAGTGAGAGGTTTGTCTGGTCCGGCAGTCTGCTAGTGAGAGGTTTGTCTGGTCCGGCAGTCTGCTAGTGAGAGGTTTGTCTGGTCCGGTCAGTCTGCTAGTGAGAGGTCTGGTCCGGCAGTCTGCTAGTGAGAGGTTTGTCTGGTCAGCAGTCTGCTAGTGAGAGGTTCGTCTGGTCCGGCAGTCTGCTAGTGAGAGGTTTGTCTGGTCCGGCAGTCTGCTAGTGAGAGGTTTGTCTGGTCCGGCAGTCTGCTAGTGAGAGGTTTGTCTGGTCCGGCAGTCTGCTAGTGAGAGGTTTGTCTGGTCCGGCAGTCTGCTAGTGAGAGGTTTGTCTGGTCCGCAGTCTGCTAGTGAGAGGTT
Protein-coding sequences here:
- the sp1 gene encoding transcription factor Sp1 isoform X1 — encoded protein: MSDQQDEMAAMVESGGGFLQKRNTNTGQDSQQPSPLALLAATCSRIDTPGESDSGSEQQLDLSQAQLTQTANGSWQIIPVSLGSSSGSNTITTDSTGMVMTAGDSGKNRGQQVLTSVSSGHQGQQQYVLSSAPSLQGQQVLTMSGGQVVSMPNIHYQVIPQFQTVDGQHLQFAQAGVQQDPNAAGAGQFQLVSSPNGGQQLVRTGSGGNILTMPAGVLQQAIPLQNLGLGNSVLQNNQGQFQLANMPGLLNGNITLLPVSAASGSEGDGGSNQQLMQQVVSTSGTYYTNSTTTTTQTGTSYGGMTQSTNGFQNSGGGIPIQPDNRDQPQQILIQPQQLIQGGTSLQTISAGGQVFATPTLTQDALQNLQIQTLPNTSPILLRTVGLNGQVSWQTLQLQSPAGTQITLAPMQGLSQLGQAQGGTMQLPGLHTINLNTLQNSGLQMHQLQGVPITISNTAGDQGLQAGGDSLDDGTVMEEGDTSPQPQNRRTRREACTCPFCKDGEARDPNKKKQHICHMPGCGKVYGKTSHLRAHLRWHTGERPFVCGWSFCGKKFTRSDELQRHKRTHTGEKKFTCTECPKRFMRSDHLSKHLKTHLNKKGTTGGAVTSDNSAPQSGGGGATDGGAGVNDQHALIAMETLSPEGIARLASSGINVMQVADLHSINSNGY
- the sp1 gene encoding transcription factor Sp1 isoform X2; this translates as MAAMVESGGGFLQKRNTNTGQDSQQPSPLALLAATCSRIDTPGESDSGSEQQLDLSQAQLTQTANGSWQIIPVSLGSSSGSNTITTDSTGMVMTAGDSGKNRGQQVLTSVSSGHQGQQQYVLSSAPSLQGQQVLTMSGGQVVSMPNIHYQVIPQFQTVDGQHLQFAQAGVQQDPNAAGAGQFQLVSSPNGGQQLVRTGSGGNILTMPAGVLQQAIPLQNLGLGNSVLQNNQGQFQLANMPGLLNGNITLLPVSAASGSEGDGGSNQQLMQQVVSTSGTYYTNSTTTTTQTGTSYGGMTQSTNGFQNSGGGIPIQPDNRDQPQQILIQPQQLIQGGTSLQTISAGGQVFATPTLTQDALQNLQIQTLPNTSPILLRTVGLNGQVSWQTLQLQSPAGTQITLAPMQGLSQLGQAQGGTMQLPGLHTINLNTLQNSGLQMHQLQGVPITISNTAGDQGLQAGGDSLDDGTVMEEGDTSPQPQNRRTRREACTCPFCKDGEARDPNKKKQHICHMPGCGKVYGKTSHLRAHLRWHTGERPFVCGWSFCGKKFTRSDELQRHKRTHTGEKKFTCTECPKRFMRSDHLSKHLKTHLNKKGTTGGAVTSDNSAPQSGGGGATDGGAGVNDQHALIAMETLSPEGIARLASSGINVMQVADLHSINSNGY